The Micropterus dolomieu isolate WLL.071019.BEF.003 ecotype Adirondacks linkage group LG23, ASM2129224v1, whole genome shotgun sequence DNA window cttggtAATTACATGAAAGAAGTACAAGTCCTGTATTCAAAATTTAATCTCAAGTATTTTAGCAAAATATACTTAATGTATGGCACTTTTATACTgttgtatattattttattgtactaTTAGTAATTTATGATTAATGTActcaaataaatagttaaagaAATAGTTACAACTTAGTTTCTTTACCATCAGACAGATCTTTATATTTTCTGCCTacaatgtttattgttatgcaccaggataccaaggcaaattctcAAATTCTCTCAGTCAAAACCTGCTTGGCTATAAACCTGATGCAATTCTGAGTGGATTACAGTGCCTTCCCCAagctgctcctcctccctctctacaCTCTACCTCCATGCTGCGAGGACATGACTGTGTAGTGAAGGCCAATTGTGAGAATGACAGTAACATGTGAGATAGACCTGCACTATTTGCAGTTGTCAGAGAGGTGTGATAAGCCAGCTGCAAGCAGAGAAAGTTCTCTGAAAGATCTATACCGTGGAGCTCTATCACCATGTTCACTGTTTATCATTTTTCAATCAGGGTTTTTTCTATTACTCAGATCAGAGGGTTTCTAAATTGGGGAGGCAACATGCTTGATGTCATGACTTAGTACTTGTCTGTGAGGCTATTATGACAGCAGTGGCGCATCCTTTATTAAGCCAAACAACTAAATCTCATTTATTACTACATCTAGTTCTACATCTATACTGTTTCAAACTTTGCTTAAAATTAACTGACCAAAGACAACCCAAATAAGACGGCATGGATTTGGCAACATCATGTTGAGGGACTACACTTTATTACATTTCTGTTGTTGTCTTGTGATTGACTATAGAATGTAATCACTAAGCATGGAAGTTTTGTCAACACCCTGTAATTGTATATTTACAGTGTGACTCCTAGAGTACATCCTCTAGTTTCTTTTATCCAGTTGAAGAGCCTGGGCTGTCCTATGGTCAAATGTTGTGAACCTGAGTTGTCTGTCCCACTTGATTTTTGTTTATGTAATTGCTGCACTGCGCCTGAATAGTAATCTAATTTACCTAAAAAAAAGTCACTCGTGTTAATTGTTTCTGAATTCCATTATTCTGGATacatagatagacagacagatagatagatagatagatagataaatagatagatagatagatagatagatagatagatagacagacagatagatagatagatagatagatagatagatagacagacagatagatagatagatagatagatagatagatagatagatagatagatagatagatagacagacagacagatagatagacagatagacagatagatagatagatagatagatagatagatagatagatagacagacagacagacagatagctagatagatagatagatagatagatagatagatagatagatagatagatagatagacagacagacagacagacagatagatagatagatagatagatagatagatagatagatagataaaaaacAAGAACTTAAGGATCCAATGTAATGTTTATAATTGTACAAaatcttttattaattttagcaGTGTACATCATGGTTATGAAAATTATATAGGAGTCACAGGATTCAGGTATAGTACATTATATTAGTTGGACTGATATTGTTAACCTGAAGTGAAATGTGATCTTTCTGATGAAATGTTAAGGAAATGGGAAGATGAAAAGATCTATGTGTAaatgcatttcaaaataaagtccAAAATACACCCTATCAAGGGGATAGATGAAGCTGAAGTTTGACACATCCACACGTTTGCTATCACATGAGAGAGCTCCTCCTCAACTCCTCAAAGCTCAAGGAAAGAGTAACTGTTCCACTGCCAAAGCTCACCCTTGGCTTATGTTTTTCTGAAGTCGGGCCACAGTCATTGTCGTTGGTCTTGAGGCTGATGGATGAGGACGGAGTCGACGCAGAAGATCCACCAATGCTGCTGGACTTTTTTCTCACAGCCGTATTATGTTTTAGTGTAGCTTTGGCAGCCACTTTGAAAGCGTGGGCTGCGGTGCTGCATCGGACTTCCTCTATGGTGTTCCTGGAGGGTTTGAAGAGGATGATATAGACCTTGTTGAAGAAGATACAGGCCAGCATTCCAAAGCTGGATGCCAGTATAGCAATGACCTCCACAGCTGAAACAAACTTGCCATAAGTACTAAAGTATGCAGGGATAAAAGAGATCCAAACAATGAAGAATATAAGCATGCTGAAAGTGATGAACTTGGCCTCTGTAAAGTTTTCAGGAAGTTTCCGTGATTTAAATGCAAAGAAGAAACATATAGCTGCCAGGAGGCACGTATAGCCAATAAGAAACCCCAGAGCCATCACAGAGCCCTCATTGCAGGTGATGAAAATGATCTCATCAATGTCATGATTCCTGTAGCTGGAAGGAGGGGCGTTGTAAAGCCAGACCACACAAATCATAACTTGGACAAATGTGCACAGAAATACCAACAGAAATTGCAGGTTTAATCCCCACCACTTACGATGGAGACTTGTGGGGATCTTGGCTTCAAATACCAAGAGTACTCTGTTAGTTTTCACGAGGATGCAGGAGATGCAGAGAACAAAACTGATCCCAAAGGCAGGTTGGCGTAAACGGCATGTCCAATCCAGGGGCTCGCCAATGAAGATGAGAGAGCTGGAGAAGCAGCAGATAAGTGAGAACAGGAGGACATAGGACAGTTCTCGGTTTGTGGCCTTCACTATAGGAGTGTTGCGAAATCTGATGAAGACTCCCATCACAAAGGCTGTCAAGAGAACACCCAGTACTGCACAAATGGCCAAAGCTATCCCAAACGGTTCTGTCCAGGAGAGAAACTCAATTTCCTTCAGGAAGCAGAATGTGTGGTTACCATTGGACCAAGAGTTATTTGGGCACTTGGTGCAAACGCTGGCatctgtgtaaataaaaaaaatcatctgtGTTAGAACTGCAACATTAGCCAGTTGTGTAACACATGAGATCATGAATGTTTGACATTGCAATACCTTTATGATTACTGTACTCTCCATCTGAGCATTCGGTGCATTCAAAGCAACACGTGGGCATGCTTTCTATGATCCCCTTTCTTGTGCCAGGTTCACAGTCCTCACTACAATTAGAAAATGGCACCTACAAGATATAAACAGTCAGAAAAGTTGCATGAGAAAGAGCAGCTTACAATGGATGTGAATATGTTCAAATGTAGTTGGTGTAGGTTTTTATATAGAAAGATAGTTGTGGTCAAGCACATTGTTTTGACATATATGCATTAAACAacttttaaagcattttatgCTTTTGCTAGTCAACAACAGAGAAAAAGCAGGAAGACAGTAGAGAGAGAAATGGGGTATGACATTTAAACAAAGCCCCCCCCTCCGTTGTGTTTATAATTCAGCTGTGAAAACTAAAGATACTGAGGGGAAAGTTTAAATATTCTCCAAAATTTCAAATTTACAGATAAAACTCAGAAATCACATATGATTGTGGTTAATAATTCAGTCACAAATTTGGAAAGTTGGGGCATTTCATCTCCAGAATCTAACAATCTGTGAATCAACTTtggttcaaaataaaacaacccgGGCACGATTTCCCAAAAATAACTTTAAGCTGCACTAATAATTTACAACACTGATGTGTGTGTAATATGTAAGCACAAatgtgacaaacccacagaaaaTTATTATCCAACTCTGCCTCTCCCTCAGCTTTACAAGGTGTTGTATTATCTTTCATGTCATTATTTTGGTGTTATGGCTTGGTTCATTCTCACCACTCTTAACAACTTGTTTTCAGCACTGGTGAAACCACTTTATGCTACCTGCCCAGACAGACAACATTAGCAACTAGCTAATGACCATAAgtgagcatttagcagctaaagaaccagatattAATTGCAGTTGGTTGAGATCTAAAGATGCTAAACGGAGAGTGAAAAGTGAACTTTCATTCATCAAGTGGAGACAACCATGACTCCAGATGAATACTAATGTTGCTAAgagtctgctggatgtgtataAAAGCAAATATTGTATAAAGTGTTTGCCACAGCAATTCTATATGCTAATAATACAGTATGTCAATGTTGTATTTACAGCTAATTGAACTtccaagtggacaaaaaaaagatCATTTCCAAGGGCTACAATCATCTTACAATAGCCTGAACAGCTTTTTATTAGCAAGTTTCagcgtttgtttgtttccttcctTACCTGGTAGATCATGCCAGGAGAATGAAAAACACACCAAATGACGGGAAAACTCAGAACAAATTAACAGGAACATCCTCTATAAAACAGTTTGACTGACCTCAGAACTGTATCCATTCCACAGAATCTTTGTCTTGTCAATGAACAGCTTGGCTCCTCTCTTGACATGCATATTGTAGTATCCGACCTCCTGAAACACCACAGAGCCATCTTCAGCAGACCTGTGCCAGTTTATAAGGGTGTAGTTTGCTGCCAGGTCTGCGTTCTCATCAAAGTGCATCTTTTCCCCCATACTGTTGGTGTAGTTCAAATGTCGGAGCTGCTTCAGGACCTGTGAAGCAGTGGATTATTCAGATTGGCAAATAAATGATTAGGTATTTGATTTCTTTGGtttcaaataaattacattttacctGCCATGCTTCCATTTTCTTTATATCAGCACAGGAGTTGTTAGCAAAAAGTCCATGTCCAGGTGTGCAGGTGAGTATGTCCTGCAGGGCCTGTGCAATGGAATAAactgcaacatacacattataGGAGATACGAAGATGTGTGTAGTCCACGTACGGGGTCTCAACACTTGTGATGTCTTCCTCACCAGTACACAAAGGCCTGAAACTAGTGCTGCCATTCTCACTTTCTTGCCGTCTCTGGCTGTCTTCCAGATAACAGTTGAAGGTTTCTTCCCAAAACTCCCTGACAAATTCGTTGTGACTATCTTTCTTTGGTTGGACTTGTTGTAAGAACTCCCTAAAGCCAGGTATATAACCTGCCTTTAGAGCAAAGCCAATTGTGCCTGCCATAACATCAAGATACTCTGGTTTAGCAATAAGGGAGGAGCTTGCCCAAGCTTCACTGGCTAACCAGATCCGATCTGTGATGTTTCTCCTCACCATCTCTTTGATTAAAGGCTCAACATCTGGGCCGCTGGCAAACACAACAATCACTTTAGCTGTGGAGTTCTCAATCCTGTCAGCTAGAGCTTGGATTTCATGATCCTCAAAGTACTGAGAAATAAGTTCATTTAGGTGAATGCAGATGTCTCGCTCTTCCATCTCCTTCTCAAACTTTTCGATTCCCGGGCGTCCATAGTCGTCATCGGAGGCCACAGCAATGACCCAGTTCCACTCGAAGTACTCAATGACGTCTGCCATGGCTGTGGCCTGGTACTCGTCTGTAGGAATCGTCCTCATGAAGGACTTGTACTGATTCTTGTTGCTCAGTAAGCGACTAGAGGAGGCATAGCTTATCTGAAACAGTAAATATTTCAATACACATCATCCAGGAGACATTTTGTTTCCTGTAAAAGCTATTATCCACTGCAAATGAATTGTATGTGAACATACTTTTCAGAATACACGGTTGCCATGTGTTATAAGCTCATTTTAAATCTACTACACAATACTATTTCAACTACTAATGTGGAGCATTGATGTGGTACTGATGTGGCCACTCACCTGAGGAATATAAAAAAGACCCAGTAGGTTTGCAACTGCTGTGGAGACTGCAGAACCAGCTGCTCCAACTACTGCAATGGTTGCAGGGATGTGATCGGTGCAGTTACAAAATTCATCTAAATTCAGGGAGTCAATCTTATTTTGGGCCACAAAACTAAGAGTAGCTTCCAGGGCTTTTGACACTGTGTTGCATGTGTCAAAGATCCTGTAGCCCAGGGTGATGTTGGGCAGGAGAGTACTGCTGTTGTTTATCTCATCAATGGCAAAAATCATGGCCTGGAGCCAACGGAAACCACGGAAATTGAACCTGTAAAAGCAAACGCGGTATGGAATTAGATGAGTTGAGCTCATTTAATCAGTCAAATCATTTATGGATTCGAGCTAGCCTTCAAAACCAGTCTCAAATTTTACCTGACACACTTTGTGGATTCGGGCCGGGCTGCGAGGTCTTGGTCTTTGGAGGCAACACCAAAGTGTATGGGGAAAAGTCCTCCGAGTAAAATATCTCCAGTCATCTGTGCTCTTTGATGGGGCCCATAAGTTGAAATGACATAACTAGACCCCAGCAGTATCATGTAGTACAGAATCAGTCTCATCTTTCCTGTCTGTGTAATGGGTAGGATTTATTTCTACAACTCCCCAGAGTGAAGGTACATTCAATATTATCTTCTCCCGTCAAGCTGCCTGCTGCgctgttttgtgtttatcaTGTTTGCATTGATAAGAGTGTATGACTGTAGAAAAAAGGGAAACACATGTTATGCTTTTGTTTGAGAGCATTGGCTACAATCAGATAATATGTTTAATATAATTGTGTTGTctataaaataaacatacatcCACAAAAGGAAACCTTGTTTTGGtgaaaaataatcagcagcaGTGAAATGCGTTCCCTTTTCCTGATAATTCAACAAGATATTAACATAAATCTTGTGCTGTAGCAGTGTGCGATTCCATCCAACAAACTCTAATCACTGAGCTCCATTTCGCATATAAACAGTGACAGAGGGCGAGAAAGGTGTTAGAGGCCAACATGGCCTAAGGCTGTTAATACCTAGTCCAGGAGGACTACGCAGTTACTTAAGCCTTTTAAGAGTTTTGGGATTCTTAACAGGTTGACCTCGGTAGTTATATTTCTAAGAGGagattcattttaacatttcacaCCTCAGTAAGATTGTTGTCACGTTGCTTGAAATATCTACCTGAACCGAAATAGACATAGGATTTAAATTAGCTGAGACTAAAGTCACACTCTAATGACCCTCCTTCCTGCAAATGCTCGGCCTCATGCTCCAGCCAGTGAACCCAGTCACCATGGAGAGAAGCTTGCTGCATCTGGCTAATACTGCTGGAAAAATGCTGGGGCAGAGCTGTGATAATGAAGTAACTAACGGCTGTACAAGCTGGTGTTTGCTAGACTAACACTTATTGAGAGAAGATCTGCACCATAtaatatctattttaatttcttattgCCATTACTtgaatggaaatcaaattttgctttaaaatattAGTTTCCAGCAAAATATTGCAATATTGTAGAATATGATCAAATAATTATCTAGGGTCCAATGTTAGTATCCAATGTCCCTGAGGACTTGTTTTTGAGAAAtaacacttaaaaaaacatcaaaattacAATTCACACAATCCCTACCTGTCTGATTGAAAACATAATATATTTCCTGTAAGGTAAATCAGCAAAGTAATGTTATCAACTGTTTTTCATTACTGATGGCCCGTAATCAAAAGTTAAGCTGTACGGCTGAATTCTATAAAACAGTTCTTTAGTGCTTTTTAACtcccaaagaaaaaaaacaattaaaactcAAACATGCAAATAACACAGAATCAAACTTACTGAACTCCTTAGAGTGATTTAAATAAACTTGAGACAGTTCATCTGCAGGTATACGCCAATTATAAGGCCTTTTCCTCAAAATATCCAGGGTGCTGAATGAATTCACAATGGTGTTAGCTCCTGAACCTCTTTCTGCAGATCAATCATTAACAGAGAGAGGGGTAGTCCATTTCCTTTAGCTAATGTCTACTAACTAAAGTCTACTCACTGTTCACTCCTTCTGAACCAAAGTCATCCCAACCTAAAGTGGCAGAGAAAGAGTTGGGAAGGTTACTTTAATTTGTAGCAACACTGCAGGAATGCAATGGTGCAAACTAGCTACATACACTACTAACTATAATATTGTTAAGGTTGTATTTGTCTACAGCCTCCAATTAATGTGTATTTCAAGGTGTTTAACATGATGCTTGTGTCTGTATTgctacaaatgaaaaaaaaacatttttcatgcaCGTTTTATTATGGTATACTACAAACACATGTCAGATTAAGTCTGAAGTGCTAGAGTGCAATTTAcccacaacaaataaaaatctcaCTGTCATATGCGCTGTTGTCTTTGGCACCCGTGTCTGCATGTGACCAGTGATCAGTTTTCCAGGCAGCTTTAATCTCTCATTGCATTTTGCCAGAAGAGCCGCAG harbors:
- the casr gene encoding extracellular calcium-sensing receptor, with the translated sequence MRLILYYMILLGSSYVISTYGPHQRAQMTGDILLGGLFPIHFGVASKDQDLAARPESTKCVRFNFRGFRWLQAMIFAIDEINNSSTLLPNITLGYRIFDTCNTVSKALEATLSFVAQNKIDSLNLDEFCNCTDHIPATIAVVGAAGSAVSTAVANLLGLFYIPQISYASSSRLLSNKNQYKSFMRTIPTDEYQATAMADVIEYFEWNWVIAVASDDDYGRPGIEKFEKEMEERDICIHLNELISQYFEDHEIQALADRIENSTAKVIVVFASGPDVEPLIKEMVRRNITDRIWLASEAWASSSLIAKPEYLDVMAGTIGFALKAGYIPGFREFLQQVQPKKDSHNEFVREFWEETFNCYLEDSQRRQESENGSTSFRPLCTGEEDITSVETPYVDYTHLRISYNVYVAVYSIAQALQDILTCTPGHGLFANNSCADIKKMEAWQVLKQLRHLNYTNSMGEKMHFDENADLAANYTLINWHRSAEDGSVVFQEVGYYNMHVKRGAKLFIDKTKILWNGYSSEVPFSNCSEDCEPGTRKGIIESMPTCCFECTECSDGEYSNHKDASVCTKCPNNSWSNGNHTFCFLKEIEFLSWTEPFGIALAICAVLGVLLTAFVMGVFIRFRNTPIVKATNRELSYVLLFSLICCFSSSLIFIGEPLDWTCRLRQPAFGISFVLCISCILVKTNRVLLVFEAKIPTSLHRKWWGLNLQFLLVFLCTFVQVMICVVWLYNAPPSSYRNHDIDEIIFITCNEGSVMALGFLIGYTCLLAAICFFFAFKSRKLPENFTEAKFITFSMLIFFIVWISFIPAYFSTYGKFVSAVEVIAILASSFGMLACIFFNKVYIILFKPSRNTIEEVRCSTAAHAFKVAAKATLKHNTAVRKKSSSIGGSSASTPSSSISLKTNDNDCGPTSEKHKPRVSFGSGTVTLSLSFEELRRSSLM